A genome region from Chryseobacterium sp. G0186 includes the following:
- a CDS encoding TlpA family protein disulfide reductase, whose amino-acid sequence MKNRTILKIAAVIIPVISISIIIGLLLNFRKKKEKTEALKNIPTFSLTKIDNTLFNSQSLVNTQTKVFIYFSPSCHYCQAEAEDLSKTYHLYQNIQWIWVASEPIREIKEFAHQYNLDKRSNIHWCHDERAAFYQKLGMSTIPYFLVYNQNNHLIKRNSGAIKLEKLLLDTLHERK is encoded by the coding sequence ATGAAGAACAGAACAATCTTAAAAATAGCGGCTGTAATTATTCCGGTTATATCTATTAGTATAATAATAGGACTTTTACTCAACTTCCGAAAAAAGAAAGAAAAGACAGAGGCATTAAAAAACATCCCTACTTTCAGCCTTACAAAGATAGATAATACATTATTTAATTCACAAAGTCTGGTTAATACTCAAACTAAAGTGTTCATTTATTTTAGTCCCTCCTGTCATTATTGCCAGGCAGAAGCAGAAGACCTATCTAAAACCTATCATCTATATCAAAATATCCAATGGATTTGGGTTGCCAGTGAACCAATAAGGGAAATAAAAGAATTTGCCCATCAGTATAACTTAGATAAACGAAGTAATATTCACTGGTGTCATGATGAAAGAGCTGCTTTTTATCAAAAACTGGGAATGAGTACTATACCTTATTTCTTAGTCTATAATCAAAATAATCATCTCATTAAAAGAAACTCAGGAGCTATAAAACTGGAAAAATTACTATTAGACACTTTGCATGAAAGAAAATAA
- a CDS encoding neutral zinc metallopeptidase gives MKWTDDRGGNVEDRRGSGGGGGGMIVGGGLGTLIIAAIVFFLGGDPSGILNSGSVQTSGGSGERRELTADEKKIGSMVDMMAKWNTLTWNQVFQENGMKYVEPAVVLFEETTQSACGTAQSAMGPFYCPADQKVYMDMSFFNELQQRFGAKVTEFTVAYVLAHEVGHHVQTLLGTTQKVDALRRSGRYSEAEMNRVSVATELQADFYAGVWARRTDDAKHILEPGDIQSAIDAAQAVGDDNIQKRSQGYVNQESFTHGSSAQRKEWFMKGYNTGDIRQGDTFNQLLK, from the coding sequence ATGAAATGGACAGACGACAGAGGCGGAAACGTTGAAGATCGCCGTGGCTCCGGTGGCGGAGGTGGCGGGATGATCGTAGGCGGTGGTCTCGGAACTTTAATTATAGCTGCAATTGTTTTCTTTTTAGGAGGTGATCCTTCTGGTATATTGAATTCTGGCAGCGTCCAAACTTCTGGAGGTTCAGGTGAAAGAAGAGAACTTACTGCCGATGAGAAAAAAATCGGTAGCATGGTAGACATGATGGCCAAATGGAACACCTTGACCTGGAATCAAGTCTTTCAGGAAAACGGGATGAAATATGTAGAGCCTGCCGTTGTGCTTTTTGAAGAGACAACACAATCCGCATGTGGAACCGCTCAGTCTGCAATGGGACCTTTTTATTGCCCTGCAGACCAGAAAGTATATATGGATATGAGCTTCTTCAATGAACTGCAACAGAGATTCGGGGCTAAAGTCACTGAATTTACAGTAGCCTACGTTCTTGCTCATGAAGTAGGTCACCATGTTCAAACCTTATTAGGTACTACACAAAAAGTAGATGCCCTAAGAAGAAGCGGAAGATATTCCGAAGCTGAAATGAACAGAGTATCTGTAGCTACAGAATTACAGGCCGATTTTTATGCAGGAGTTTGGGCAAGACGCACAGATGATGCCAAGCATATTCTTGAACCCGGAGATATTCAGTCTGCAATAGATGCAGCGCAAGCCGTAGGTGACGATAATATCCAAAAAAGATCACAGGGATATGTTAATCAGGAAAGCTTTACCCACGGATCATCTGCACAACGTAAAGAATGGTTTATGAAAGGCTACAATACTGGAGACATCAGACAAGGAGATACTTTCAATCAACTGTTGAAATAA
- a CDS encoding LTA synthase family protein, translated as MFLKKIKPFLYLGIFYLIISLIVRTVFFFHPITTASFGFFEIIKVLFVGLVNDIFVFILASAILALYFLFLSDSKYKKPYGYIIFGALVLFFLYIWLVPNNIFKQYGGSVTEVALVFVGLKTFLFGLMLFLPTQRIKIRNTLYFTTLLLYVLLIIFNGVSEYFFYNEFGVRYNFIAVDYLIYTNEVIGNIMESYPVIPLFSAIMLVTLAITWFIYKKTKDELLELPNFKQKMVLLGSFIVLCAASLMVLPSLMQIKSDNVFADEIEANGLPKFYWAFTHNELDYFQFYSQINQQEAEKNLLSQYPQQSLSRNVIAEQPEVKKNVVLISIESLSADFMEHYGNTQKITPFLDSLADKSLMFTNLYATGNRTVRGLEALTLCIPPTAGESIIKRNDNKNKFTTGSVFKSKGYDVKFLYGGYSYFDNMQDFFGGNGYGIVDRNNFKPEEITFANVWGVSDEDMARKAIQVMNAEAKSGKPFFNHWMTVSNHRPFTYPDGRIDIPGTAKSREGGVKYTDYSLKLFFDMAKKQDWYKNTVFVIIADHCASSAGKTELPMDKYRIPALIYSEGFIQPQKFDTLMSQIDIMPTVFGLLNFNYQSKFLGQDVFKKEFQPKAYIATYQDLGFVKDGRLTIISPVKKVKQYSLELEKSELAPEFKLYYDEKLLKNTDQKLVNDAISAYQSTSYWLKTKQLNR; from the coding sequence ATGTTTTTAAAAAAAATAAAACCGTTCCTCTATTTAGGGATTTTTTATCTTATTATTTCATTGATAGTAAGAACCGTATTCTTTTTTCACCCTATTACAACCGCCAGCTTTGGATTTTTTGAAATCATCAAAGTCCTTTTTGTAGGTTTGGTGAACGATATTTTTGTCTTTATTCTGGCCAGTGCCATTCTTGCACTGTACTTTTTATTTCTTTCTGATTCAAAATATAAAAAACCCTACGGCTATATTATATTTGGAGCATTGGTTCTATTCTTTTTATATATCTGGCTTGTTCCAAACAACATCTTTAAACAATACGGAGGCTCTGTAACGGAGGTAGCCCTAGTTTTCGTAGGGCTTAAAACATTCCTGTTTGGATTGATGCTTTTCTTACCGACCCAAAGAATTAAAATTCGCAACACATTATATTTCACCACCTTATTATTGTATGTTCTTCTGATTATATTCAATGGAGTAAGTGAATATTTCTTTTACAACGAATTTGGAGTACGATATAACTTTATCGCTGTAGATTACCTGATCTATACCAACGAAGTGATTGGAAACATCATGGAAAGTTATCCGGTTATTCCTTTATTTTCTGCCATTATGCTTGTTACCCTTGCCATTACCTGGTTTATTTACAAAAAAACCAAGGATGAATTGCTGGAGCTTCCCAACTTTAAGCAGAAAATGGTTTTACTAGGATCCTTTATTGTTCTATGTGCAGCCAGTTTAATGGTTCTTCCCTCTTTAATGCAAATCAAATCAGACAATGTCTTTGCCGATGAAATTGAAGCCAACGGACTTCCTAAATTCTATTGGGCATTTACCCATAATGAGTTAGATTATTTCCAGTTTTATTCACAAATTAATCAGCAAGAGGCTGAAAAGAACCTCTTAAGCCAGTATCCTCAACAGTCTCTATCAAGAAACGTTATTGCTGAGCAGCCAGAGGTAAAGAAAAATGTAGTATTGATCTCCATAGAAAGTCTTTCTGCAGATTTTATGGAACATTATGGAAACACTCAGAAGATCACTCCTTTTCTGGACAGCCTTGCCGATAAATCATTGATGTTTACCAACCTTTATGCAACCGGAAACAGAACTGTACGTGGTTTGGAAGCCTTAACACTTTGTATTCCTCCAACCGCTGGGGAAAGCATCATTAAAAGAAATGACAACAAAAATAAATTCACTACAGGAAGTGTTTTCAAATCAAAAGGATATGATGTTAAATTCCTGTATGGCGGATACAGTTATTTTGATAATATGCAGGACTTCTTCGGAGGAAATGGCTATGGAATTGTAGACAGAAACAACTTTAAACCTGAAGAAATCACTTTTGCTAACGTTTGGGGTGTTTCAGATGAAGATATGGCGAGAAAAGCAATTCAGGTGATGAATGCCGAGGCTAAATCCGGAAAACCATTCTTTAACCATTGGATGACGGTTTCCAATCACAGACCATTTACTTATCCCGATGGAAGAATTGATATTCCTGGGACTGCAAAATCCCGTGAAGGAGGTGTGAAATACACGGATTACTCTCTAAAACTGTTCTTTGACATGGCCAAAAAGCAGGATTGGTATAAAAACACAGTCTTTGTCATCATTGCAGACCACTGTGCTTCCAGTGCCGGAAAAACAGAGCTTCCTATGGACAAATACAGAATTCCTGCCTTGATCTATTCAGAAGGCTTCATCCAACCTCAAAAGTTTGACACATTGATGTCACAGATTGATATCATGCCTACTGTTTTCGGATTGCTGAACTTCAACTATCAGTCAAAATTCTTAGGTCAGGATGTTTTCAAGAAAGAATTCCAGCCTAAAGCTTATATTGCTACTTATCAGGATTTAGGATTTGTTAAGGATGGACGCCTTACCATTATTTCTCCTGTGAAAAAAGTAAAGCAATATTCTCTGGAACTGGAAAAGAGTGAGCTGGCTCCTGAATTCAAGCTTTATTACGATGAGAAATTATTGAAAAATACAGATCAAAAACTGGTTAATGATGCCATCTCAGCTTACCAGTCTACATCGTATTGGTTGAAAACAAAACAACTTAACCGATAA
- the ribH gene encoding 6,7-dimethyl-8-ribityllumazine synthase, which yields MATVNLSDYKPLHITNAEDFSIGIVFSEWNDFVTYNLRDAALEILEKEGVKPENIKLFPVPGAFELNYASMQLCKERKYDAVISIGCVIRGETPHFDYVCSAVAQGIKDCNIMTDTPTIFCVLTDDTKEQSIARSGGDLGNKGVEAAVTALRMIDFKKNLSDKKGNIGFGHS from the coding sequence ATGGCAACAGTTAATCTTTCCGATTACAAGCCACTTCATATAACTAATGCCGAAGATTTTTCTATCGGCATTGTTTTTTCTGAGTGGAATGATTTTGTAACGTACAATCTTCGTGATGCAGCTTTGGAAATTCTTGAGAAAGAAGGAGTAAAGCCTGAAAACATTAAACTTTTCCCTGTTCCCGGAGCCTTTGAACTAAACTATGCAAGCATGCAGCTTTGCAAAGAAAGAAAATATGACGCTGTAATCTCTATAGGATGCGTAATCCGTGGAGAAACTCCTCACTTTGACTATGTCTGTTCAGCAGTAGCTCAAGGAATAAAGGATTGCAACATCATGACTGATACTCCTACTATTTTCTGTGTATTAACAGATGATACCAAAGAGCAATCTATTGCAAGGAGTGGCGGAGATCTTGGAAACAAAGGGGTGGAAGCAGCAGTAACCGCATTAAGAATGATTGATTTCAAGAAAAACTTATCTGATAAAAAGGGAAACATCGGTTTTGGACATTCTTAA
- a CDS encoding tetratricopeptide repeat protein: MAKLGKNAQNEQEGKETVEFFKDLDREALNTERFLEKYSKPLGIVFGVLVLGVLGFFGYKQFVVAPKNAEAVKSFLAAQKNLTDGKDKEALGGKSAANPGFIGTSNEYSGTSIGQLSAYNAGLLKFKEGKFQEAYDLLDKFSSDNKTLVAMKYGAMADAKSGLNKNDEALSLLEKAATASDDPYTTYFFTRKAGIVALGLKKNAEAKKYFSAIDEKYQDYDNGMSDSYIEMTKYY, translated from the coding sequence ATGGCAAAATTGGGAAAGAATGCTCAGAATGAGCAAGAAGGTAAAGAAACGGTTGAGTTCTTTAAGGACCTTGACAGAGAGGCCTTAAACACTGAGAGATTTCTTGAAAAATATTCAAAACCTTTAGGGATTGTTTTTGGAGTTTTAGTTTTAGGAGTTTTAGGATTTTTCGGATATAAGCAATTTGTAGTTGCTCCTAAAAATGCTGAAGCTGTAAAAAGCTTTCTTGCTGCTCAAAAAAACCTTACCGATGGTAAAGATAAAGAAGCTTTAGGAGGAAAATCTGCTGCAAACCCAGGTTTCATTGGAACGTCTAACGAATATTCAGGAACTAGCATCGGGCAGCTATCTGCTTACAACGCGGGTCTATTGAAATTCAAAGAGGGAAAATTCCAGGAAGCTTATGATCTTTTAGATAAATTCTCTTCTGATAACAAAACTTTAGTAGCCATGAAATATGGTGCTATGGCAGATGCTAAATCAGGATTGAACAAAAATGATGAAGCTTTATCATTATTAGAAAAAGCAGCAACAGCTTCTGATGATCCATATACAACTTACTTCTTCACAAGAAAAGCAGGTATTGTAGCATTAGGATTAAAGAAAAATGCTGAAGCTAAAAAATATTTCTCTGCAATTGACGAGAAATATCAGGATTATGACAACGGAATGTCTGATTCTTATATCGAAATGACTAAATATTATTAA
- a CDS encoding adenine phosphoribosyltransferase, whose protein sequence is MASAELIKKLEETIENISDFPIPGIQFKDISPIFLDPKLYEDVIAELAAFSKGKVDAVCGIESRGYLFGIAIAVALEVPFILIRKAGKLPPPVISEKYDLEYGSAIIETREGQIKPGQRVLIHDDLLATGGTTEAAAKLVEKQGATVSQFSFLIGLTGLNGDEKLKKFGAEIYHILEY, encoded by the coding sequence ATGGCTTCAGCAGAACTGATCAAAAAATTAGAAGAAACAATTGAAAATATCTCAGACTTCCCTATTCCCGGGATACAGTTTAAGGATATTTCACCCATTTTTTTAGATCCAAAACTTTACGAGGATGTCATTGCAGAACTTGCTGCTTTTAGTAAAGGTAAAGTAGATGCAGTGTGCGGAATTGAAAGCCGTGGTTACTTATTCGGAATTGCCATTGCTGTAGCTTTGGAGGTTCCCTTTATCTTAATCAGAAAAGCAGGAAAACTTCCACCACCGGTTATTTCAGAAAAATATGATCTGGAATATGGAAGTGCCATTATCGAAACTCGTGAAGGGCAGATAAAACCAGGACAAAGAGTTTTGATCCATGATGATCTTCTGGCAACAGGAGGAACAACCGAAGCCGCTGCTAAATTAGTAGAAAAGCAGGGAGCAACAGTTTCTCAATTCAGTTTCCTAATTGGGCTAACCGGTCTGAATGGTGATGAAAAACTGAAAAAGTTTGGTGCTGAGATCTACCACATTTTAGAATATTAA
- a CDS encoding quinol:cytochrome C oxidoreductase: MYSFSPKLKSTSIILLVVGLVLFGIGFFLNKGISTEKIEHMMEAVHASGHTAPTHSSEMVGPQDHSAHLEHATMQVHNSPLASIHFVAVFFFGVSCAVLFFYCIQHAAHAGWPIIITRVMEAIASFIPYGGAILVIIMLLNIFHQGHLFHWMDPDLTDPNSAHFDVILFEKKRFLNIPFYAIRTLIYVIGASFFAWKLKAQSKKVDDTKSKVEYQMLYRWSVGYIAFFGFASAAWAWDWLMSIDPHWYSTMYIWYSMVSCLSSGIAVIILLSVYLKKNGFLPQFNDNHLHDLGVFLFATSMLWTYTWFAQFMLYWYANVPEEVNYFFGRFQHYGTTFLPMLIINFLLPLLVLVSSSIKRNYKVVTTMAVVVILGHLLDYFNMVMPGTVGPYWNTPEVFLLIAGAVLFVAGLFMFTVLTALSKLKLIPTGNPFLHESEIYEYPF, encoded by the coding sequence ATGTATAGTTTTTCACCAAAATTAAAATCAACTTCTATAATACTTCTTGTTGTAGGTTTAGTTCTTTTCGGTATTGGTTTCTTTTTGAACAAAGGAATTTCTACTGAGAAAATAGAACATATGATGGAGGCTGTTCATGCTTCTGGTCATACTGCTCCTACACACTCAAGTGAAATGGTAGGACCTCAGGATCACTCTGCTCATTTAGAGCACGCGACAATGCAGGTTCATAATTCGCCTTTAGCATCCATACATTTCGTAGCTGTATTCTTCTTCGGAGTAAGTTGTGCAGTATTATTTTTCTACTGTATTCAACATGCAGCACATGCAGGATGGCCTATTATCATTACAAGAGTAATGGAAGCTATTGCTTCTTTCATCCCTTACGGAGGTGCTATTCTAGTAATCATTATGCTATTGAATATTTTCCATCAAGGTCACCTATTCCACTGGATGGATCCGGATTTAACAGATCCAAACTCTGCACATTTCGATGTGATTTTATTTGAAAAGAAAAGATTCTTAAATATTCCTTTCTATGCCATCAGAACTCTTATTTATGTGATAGGTGCTTCATTCTTTGCATGGAAACTGAAAGCTCAGTCTAAGAAAGTAGATGATACAAAATCAAAAGTAGAGTATCAAATGCTTTACAGATGGTCTGTAGGATATATTGCATTCTTCGGATTTGCTTCTGCAGCTTGGGCTTGGGACTGGTTGATGTCTATTGACCCTCACTGGTATTCCACAATGTATATCTGGTATTCAATGGTTAGCTGCCTTTCAAGTGGTATTGCTGTAATCATTTTATTAAGTGTTTATCTTAAGAAAAATGGTTTCTTGCCACAGTTCAATGACAACCACTTACACGATTTAGGAGTATTCCTTTTCGCTACAAGTATGCTTTGGACATATACATGGTTCGCACAGTTCATGCTTTACTGGTATGCAAACGTACCGGAAGAGGTTAACTACTTCTTCGGAAGATTCCAGCACTATGGTACAACTTTCCTTCCAATGCTAATCATCAACTTCTTATTACCTTTATTGGTATTAGTAAGTAGCAGCATCAAGAGAAACTATAAAGTGGTAACAACAATGGCAGTAGTAGTTATTTTAGGTCACCTTTTAGATTATTTCAATATGGTAATGCCTGGAACGGTAGGACCTTACTGGAACACTCCTGAAGTATTCCTATTAATAGCAGGAGCTGTATTATTTGTAGCAGGATTGTTTATGTTTACTGTATTAACTGCTTTATCTAAATTAAAGTTAATTCCTACAGGAAACCCATTCTTACACGAATCTGAAATTTACGAGTATCCTTTCTAA
- a CDS encoding c-type cytochrome encodes MKKNVLKITAVLGLTTVLLNSCGPKENTPLVYFPDMYFPVAYDPLMKAQDAYSDHENEIPAFVKNNGATGLSPVEGSVAQNKDGVFEESLLPKNVDEYNAGYEASKKMTGSPLNPANAAKDIERGKVLFDHTCAACHGTGGDGQGPIVQTGAFSGVPNYADRELTVGSVHYVLTNGRNAMGSYAGQLNAGDRWRVAMYVMSAFKKGAAAPAAATAAAPATTETTTETKK; translated from the coding sequence ATGAAAAAGAATGTATTAAAAATTACAGCAGTTTTAGGTTTAACAACAGTTCTACTTAACTCTTGCGGACCAAAGGAGAATACTCCATTGGTATATTTTCCGGACATGTATTTTCCGGTTGCTTATGATCCATTGATGAAAGCTCAGGATGCTTATTCAGATCATGAAAATGAAATTCCTGCTTTCGTTAAAAATAATGGGGCAACAGGTCTTTCTCCAGTAGAAGGATCAGTAGCTCAAAATAAGGATGGAGTTTTTGAAGAAAGCTTATTACCAAAGAATGTTGACGAGTACAACGCAGGATATGAAGCTTCTAAAAAAATGACAGGTTCTCCTTTAAATCCAGCTAATGCTGCTAAGGATATTGAAAGAGGAAAAGTATTGTTTGACCACACTTGTGCTGCATGTCACGGAACAGGAGGTGATGGACAAGGACCAATTGTACAAACGGGAGCATTCTCTGGAGTACCAAACTATGCTGACAGAGAGCTTACTGTAGGGTCTGTTCATTATGTATTAACAAACGGTAGAAATGCAATGGGATCTTATGCGGGACAATTGAACGCAGGAGACAGATGGAGAGTGGCTATGTATGTGATGAGTGCTTTCAAAAAAGGAGCAGCAGCACCGGCAGCAGCTACAGCGGCGGCACCAGCAACAACTGAAACGACTACCGAAACTAAAAAATAA
- a CDS encoding DUF3341 domain-containing protein, translating into MSTTKIVYGLYADDDDLMNGVKAFNDKGIAINEVYTPFPVHGLDKALGLKKTRISDAAFLYALYGVTIGATVTWYVMNHDWPQNIGGKPAFDWAHNMPAFVVPMFELMVFCAAHMMSLTFLVRNKMYPGAPAQNPDPRTTDDKFMMEFVTEDVESVKQLLIETGVEEITVKDA; encoded by the coding sequence ATGAGCACCACTAAAATTGTATACGGACTTTATGCTGACGACGACGATTTAATGAACGGCGTTAAGGCATTCAACGATAAAGGAATCGCAATAAACGAAGTGTATACTCCGTTTCCGGTTCACGGACTAGACAAAGCTTTAGGATTAAAGAAAACAAGAATTTCTGATGCTGCTTTTCTTTATGCTCTTTATGGTGTTACTATCGGTGCTACGGTAACCTGGTATGTAATGAACCATGACTGGCCTCAGAATATTGGTGGTAAACCAGCTTTTGACTGGGCACACAATATGCCGGCATTCGTAGTTCCAATGTTCGAATTAATGGTATTCTGTGCAGCTCACATGATGTCTTTAACTTTCTTGGTTAGAAACAAAATGTACCCAGGAGCTCCAGCTCAGAATCCAGATCCTAGAACAACTGATGATAAATTCATGATGGAATTTGTAACTGAAGATGTAGAATCTGTAAAGCAGTTGCTTATTGAAACTGGAGTTGAAGAAATAACTGTTAAAGACGCTTAA
- the nrfD gene encoding NrfD/PsrC family molybdoenzyme membrane anchor subunit, whose product MSGHYEAPIREPLIIGHKTYHDITEDIARPIEERAGKLWWISLYAALVLFIYGFGCIAYTIGTGIGAWGLNRTINWGWDITNFVWWVGIGHAGTLISAVLLLFRQRWRMSVNRSAEAMTIFAVVQAAIFPVIHMGRVWVGYWVFPLPNQFGSLWGNFNSPLLWDVFAISTYFSVSTVFWFMGLIPDFAMIRDRAKTPWTKKIYTFLAFGWGGKAKHWQRFEELSLVLAGLATPLVFSVHTTVSFDFATSVIKGWHSTIYPPYFVAGAIFSGFAMVQTLLLIARKVCHLEEYITMYHIEIMNIVIILTGGMVTVAYATEYFIGWYSGSRFEDFTYLSPGAAVGPYWWAFWALISCNLIIPALFWFKRIRTNIIATFIIALIINIGMWFERFDIIVINLSRDYLPGSWTMFKPTIIDVGVYLGTIGFFSVLFLLYARTFPVIAQAELKSILKISGETYKAKEGDEHH is encoded by the coding sequence ATGTCAGGACATTACGAAGCTCCGATAAGGGAACCTCTAATTATTGGTCACAAAACTTATCACGATATCACAGAAGATATTGCACGACCTATAGAAGAAAGAGCAGGTAAATTATGGTGGATCTCACTATATGCTGCACTAGTTCTATTCATCTATGGATTCGGCTGTATCGCTTATACTATCGGAACAGGTATTGGAGCATGGGGGCTTAACAGAACTATTAACTGGGGTTGGGATATTACCAACTTCGTATGGTGGGTAGGTATCGGTCACGCCGGGACCCTAATCTCAGCAGTATTATTATTATTTAGACAGAGATGGAGAATGTCTGTAAACAGATCTGCAGAGGCGATGACGATCTTTGCGGTTGTACAGGCAGCAATCTTCCCTGTAATTCACATGGGTAGAGTTTGGGTTGGATACTGGGTATTCCCATTACCAAACCAATTCGGTTCTCTTTGGGGGAACTTCAACTCTCCTCTACTTTGGGACGTATTTGCGATCTCTACGTATTTCTCTGTATCAACTGTATTCTGGTTCATGGGATTAATCCCTGACTTTGCAATGATCAGAGATAGAGCTAAAACTCCTTGGACGAAGAAAATTTATACATTCCTAGCATTCGGTTGGGGTGGTAAAGCAAAACACTGGCAAAGATTCGAAGAACTTTCCTTGGTTCTTGCAGGTTTGGCAACTCCACTTGTATTCTCAGTACACACTACCGTATCTTTTGACTTCGCAACTTCAGTAATTAAAGGATGGCACTCTACGATCTATCCTCCTTACTTCGTTGCAGGAGCAATCTTCTCAGGATTTGCAATGGTACAAACACTATTGTTAATTGCTAGAAAAGTTTGTCACTTAGAAGAGTATATTACAATGTATCATATTGAAATTATGAACATCGTAATCATCTTAACTGGTGGTATGGTAACTGTAGCTTACGCAACTGAATATTTCATCGGATGGTACTCAGGATCAAGATTTGAAGACTTTACATATCTTTCTCCAGGTGCTGCTGTTGGACCTTACTGGTGGGCTTTCTGGGCACTAATTAGCTGTAACTTGATTATCCCTGCATTATTCTGGTTCAAGAGAATAAGAACAAACATCATCGCAACGTTTATCATTGCTTTGATCATCAACATCGGTATGTGGTTTGAGCGTTTTGATATCATCGTTATCAACCTTTCTAGAGACTACTTACCAGGATCTTGGACAATGTTTAAGCCAACGATCATTGATGTGGGTGTATACTTAGGAACTATCGGATTCTTCTCTGTATTATTCTTATTATATGCAAGAACATTCCCTGTAATTGCACAGGCTGAATTAAAATCGATTTTGAAAATCTCAGGTGAAACTTATAAAGCAAAAGAAGGAGATGAGCACCACTAA